AGCCGCGTGTCTTACCGGAAACTGTATCTGTGGTGTTTATCGCCTTCCATAAATCCGCGGCTTTCACCCACACTGGTGGATATTTATAACGAGAAACATCCATAATTAAAAATCTATCTGTCTGCTCATTGTAAGCTGCGATGGGTGAAATATGTCCACCTTTTTCTTGACCAATTTCTTTACGTAAATAATTCACTATGACAAAATTATTAGATTGCTTTAAATTTGTCGAGACTAGCTTACGAAACTGTTCTAAATTAGTATCGGCTGCATGATAAACCTTGACTTGGACATCATAACTAGCAATTAATCCGCCTAATTCTGCTAAAGTCATTCCTTGACGGGCGACAACTTCAGGTGCAATGACTTTTTTAGTTTTTTCATTGCTAAAAAAGTTTTCTTGGGTGAACACTCTATAAGGAGAATATTGTGGTGATTCTGGTGCGACAACTCCTAAACTATTTAACACCATCACACTACTAGCAACACCACAAAAAGCTTGATTATGTTGCGTGACAAACTGCATACTCAAAGGAAAGAAATCTTCTCTGGAGCGACTTTGAATTAATAACTTCTCTCCCTCCTTAGAATTAAAAGCAATCAAGTTATTGGAAAGGGGTAATGTTTGAGCAATAACAGTTCCACTAGAAACAAAAAACCAGATAATTGCAGTTTGAAAAGTTGTGTTTAACTTCATAAATTTCCCACTTAAAAACTTCGCGCCTCTGCTCCTCTTCGTGAACCTAACTCCTTAGATTTAAGAAACTCACGCACAACCTCTTTAATATCTCGTAACTCCCCTTCAACTAAATAATTTAACTGCCGCATTTCATCTGCGGAAATTTTACCAGAAAGTTGAGCGATCGCACTTTTCAACTCCGGGTATTTATTCAACACTTCTTGTCTAACAATTGGTGTAGCTTCGTAAGGGGGAAAATATTGTTTATCATCCTTTAATACAGCCAAACCTAAGCGCGTAATTTGTCCATCAGTCGAATTTCCCGCCACCATATCTACTTGTTTTTGGATTAAGGCGCGATATATTAAACCCAAGTCCATAATTTGCGGTGGTTTAGAAAAACGCAAATCGTAAGTTTTAGCTAAACCCGGAAAACCATCTTCTCGTTCTAAAAATTCGTAGCCAAACCCGCCGCGCCATTGGGGTGTATATTGGGCAACCTGAGATAAAGTTTGAATATTATATTTCTTGGCATCTTCACCACGAATTACCATTGCGAAAGTATTTTCAAAACCTAAGCTAGGCATAACTTCCAGCTTAAATTTTTTGTCATATATTTGTTTTAATTTTTCGTAAACTACTTTTGGGTCATTGAAGGCTTTTTGTTTTAAAATCCCAGTAAAAGCTGTACCCGTGTATTCAATATAAGCATCAATTTTTCCAGCCAGAATAGCATTATGACAAACAAAAGAACCGCCTAAACGGGGACGACGGACAACTTTGAGATTAGTTGTTGCTTCAATTTGTTGGGCTAAGAGTTCGCCTAAAATATCTTGTTCGGTAAAATCTTTAGAAGCAACAACAATATCGCCCGTGGTATTATTCGCGCTAGGGTTACAAGCTGCGATCGCCACTACTAAAGTAAAAGTTAAAATAAAAAATATTAAAAATCTTTTCATTACTTATTTAACTTTTAATTTGGTTTCCAACAACCCAATTAACAAATCTGCCAGTAAAGCAATCATGGCTGCTGGTACTGCCCCGGCTAAAATTAAATCATTATTTACTACCGCAATACCGCGAAAAATAAACACGCCTAAACCACCAGCACCAATAGCAGCAGCAATAGTGGCAATACCAATACCTATCACTGCCGCAACTCTCACCCCTGCTAAAATTACACTCATTGCTAAGGGAATTTCGACTTGTAATAATAATTCTTGATCAGTCATTCCCATGCCTCTACCAGCTTCGATAATTGCCGGATCTACACTGGTAATACCTGTGTAAGTATTGCGAATTATCGGCAGAAAAGAATATAAAGTCAAAGCCACAATCGCTGGGACAACACCAATTCCACCAATAATCGGCACAGGAATTAGTAAACCAAATAATGCCAAACTTGGAATAGTTTGCAATACATTGGCAATACCCAAAATGGGTTGACGCAACCGAGTTTGACGGGTAATTAAAATACCTAACGGAATGCCAACAAGTGTGGCAATTGTAATGGCAATGCCTACCAAAAATAAATGTTCCAGCGTGTGCTGTAAAATTTCTGGGGCATACTTAATCAAGAAAAAGTCTTTCATAAATTGTCTTGCAGAGAACGCAGACATTGAAGAAAAGCTAGGCTTTCTGGATGTTGCGATCGCAGAAACTCCTCCTTTGTACCTAATACTACCAGTTCTCCGTCATACATTAACCCAATTCGAGAAGCTAAGACAAACGCCTCTTGGATATCATGCGTCACAAATACCACTGTCTTACCGAGTTCTTGCTGTAACCGCCGAAACTCCTGTTGCAATTCTAAGCGCGTAATGGGGTCAAGTGCGCCAAAAGGCTCATCCATTAACAAAACTGGGGGATCTGCGGCTAACGCTCTCGCTACGCCTACCCTTTGTCGCTGTCCCCCCGAAAGTTGATGGGGATAACGCCCAGCAAACTGCACAGGATCTAACCCTACCAATTGCAACAATTCATAAACTCTTGTTTTAATTTGTTTCGGTTTCCAACCTTCTAAACTAGGAACTAAACCAACATTACGTTCTACAGTGAAATGGGGAAATAAACCAGTTTCTTGAATGACATAACCAATTTTGCGCCGCAGTTTAATTTCATCCCATTGCTTTGTCGGAGTTCCATCAAATACGACTTCACCTGTGGTTGGCGTAAACAGACGATTAATTAATTTCATCGTGGTAGTTTTCCCGCTACCACTGCGTCCAAGTAATATTAATGCTTCTCCTTGACGAATCGAAAAATTAAGATTTGATACTAAATTGCGACGGTTGCGGCTAAAGCTGACATCGCGGAATTCAACAGCAATTGAGCGATTTTGCGACATAGTTGACTGTTGGTCGTTAACTTGAAGCTATTATTACTGATTTTGCTAATAAGTAAATATAGACTTTTGTCTCACGCATAGACGCGGTAGCGGCTTCCCGCAGGGTAGGCGCAAAGGCGCAAAGAGTAAGATGTCATTACGAGGAGGTATAGGTCTGTAAGTGTTCAAAACCCTTATATAGCAATCCTAAATCATTTGTGAAATTCTCTTTCTTTTCTTTCTTTGTGTCCTTTGCGTCCTTTGCGGTACCCTTCTCCCAAAGGGAGACGCTACGCGAACGGGAAGCCGCTTCGCGTCTACGTTAAAAAAAATACTTTTTCACAACTTCAGATAGGATTGCTATACCCTCACAGACAACCGTTGTGCGTAATGTTGATGTTAAAATCGAGTTTCATATTCAAAGAACAGTAGATTTTCATTGCCTAAATCGGTTGCGCCGCGTACTAAAATTTCGTCATTGAGTCGATAGAGGACGTTGTAACGGAAGGACGCATCACTGCTAAATAATGGTCGTGATAAAGAAACAGAAAAATCTCGATTTAGGTTGAATACACCTTCGGCTGATAAATCGAGAACTGATGAGCGTCTTGCTGTTTGATCTGTAATGGGAGTAGGAAAGATGCGAAATTCACTAAAACCAATTGCTTGACCGATCGCAGTAATCGTACCTTGTAAACTACCTAAAATTGTCGTACCAGCAAAATTAGTTAACCCTTGGGTGATATCTCCGGTTTGAGCAAAGTTATTCAAAATTGAACCACCCAGTAAAGCCACAATTTCTCCTTGACTGCGGCGGGGTTGACTTGTCAATTCTAAATTTTCGTTTAATCTACTAGCCCGTCCTGTCACCCTTGCTTGTACGCGCACGGTGCGTAAAGTGCCAAAATTGATCGCAGAAGCATCGCTGATTTCTGCCGATGCAGGGGATCTTAAAATCCGATTATTGATTGCTGAAGTTTCAGGGACGATCGCTAACAGTCGCACATTCAGGGTAGGATCAAGTCCTTGACTGGGGGTAAAGGTGGCTGTTTGTTCATAGCCGCGTTCTAAGGTGAACTCGGTGCTAAATAAACTGACTCTTCCGCCTGTTAACCGAATTTCTCCTTCGGGGAGAGGTTTGGCTAATGTACCGTTAATTGTTAAGTCACCTTTGGCGTTAAAACTGAGTATGGGTTGGCTAAAGCCGCCTACTCCCGGTACAAAACTGAGTAAAGATTGACTTGTCACCCGCACATCATCACCCAAACTCAAGCGTAAGTTGTCAAACGCCACAGGTAAATTAGGTCTAGTTACAGCAGCAGTAGTCGTAGAGTTAGGTTTAGTTTCTGTGGGTGTAACGGCACTAATATTGATGTCAATATTATCGTTTGTTGTTGGTTGAGTGTTAGCAGTGGTGGAGTTGCCAATAATTACCTGTCCATCACTCAGTTCAATTTCACCGCCAATTTGTGGTTTGAGTGCTGTTCCTTGAATCACCGCATTACCGCTCACACCACCTGCATACAAACCAGGAACTTGAAAATCTAGGGGTTTTTCTATTAATACTGTCAAAGGATTGGTTGTATTGGACTGGGGTGTAAAAATTGGCAAAATTCCCGATGCTGTGACTAACCCTTGATTGTAATTAGCTTGAATACCTTCTATATTTACTATATTGCCGTTAAACTGGGCTGTTCCCGTGATATTTGTGAGCGGTTCCGATAAAGCTTGAGCGCGAATAGTAGCATTATTCAATGTGGCATTGCCGTTAATAATTGGCTGGTTTAACGTACCGCCGACATTCACAGCTACTTGTCCTTGTCCATCTAGCCATGAGACTTGATTGTTAGTCAGCAGATTTAACAGTGTTAAACCTTCGTTACTCACATTCGCCTGGACACTAATTTGATTACTAGCTGGTTTGACGAAGGTAAAGGGTAAGGGTGCAGGAATACTACCTGTAGCTGTAATGGGTTGAGTTCCTGTCAGCAGTAGCGCACTGTCAAAATTTAAGCGGGCATTTTCGTAGGCAAATTTTACCTGTCCTGTCTGCACTGGTTGGTTATTCAGAGTCGCATTCGCCAGCGATACTTCACCATTTACGCTGGGGTTGAGGAAATTACCTTGCAAATTAGCCACAGCATTCACTTCACCTGTGACATCTAGCGGATATTGGGCAATAAACGGCTGAAATAAAGATAACGGCAAACTAGCTACATTCAACTGTCCCGCCAGTTGGTTCAGTCCTAATTTGCCGGCAAAAGCTACCTGTCCTTGATTGATGCCAATACTCAAGGGTGAAAGTGTCACAACACCATTGGCAAAATTACCTTGAGCAATAACTTGATTAATCGTATATTGTCCCCATTGCCAGTTATTACCTTGGAGATTAAACCCAGCATTCAACCCAGATTTTAAAGAACCACTGGCTACTAAGGTTCCATTCAAAGCACCTGTTAATTCTGCCAAGCTGGGTAAAGGCGGTGCTTGTTTTTTCGCTTGCTGTTGTTGCTGTTCTGTGGCTGTGGCAATTTTAGAGAAGTATTCTAGCTGTCTGAGCAAGTCTGCATTGGGTAAGCGCACAGATGTGGTGTTGAGTGCGGTTGCACCTGCTAGTGTGGGTGGTTCTGTACCTGTACTTAAATCTTGAAAATCGTAGATATTAAACGCTTGTAAAAGTTCTTGTATTCTCGTTTCTACTAAATTCGCTTGGACTTGAAATTGGGGGTTATTGCCAGTTTGCACACTCCCACTGAGGGCGATGCTACTTTCTCCCAGACGTAAGAGACCATTAGTTAAGTTAGCCGAACCATTGGCATAGTTAAAACTACCACGAAATTCTGCGGCGGAAACTCTGGCAACACGGGGCTGAGAAATTGCCACATCTCCCGCCACTGCATAATTATTCAGATTAACTACTAAATTGCCTGATAATTGCCCACCCAAGGGTTTTAAATTATTGTTAGGTAAAAAGCCGCTAACCAAAGCGATGGGAAATTGTTGGGCGTTGATAATTAAATTATCTCCCTCGGTTCTACCTGTGGTGACAGCGCCATCACGCCGGACTAAAAAGGAAGTTGGGCGATAATTACCATCGAGGTTCAAAGCTATCCTATCTTGTGTACCTGCGAGGCGCAGACTTCCCCCTTGTCCGCCTTGAAAATTCACATTACCAGTTAAAACGGGGTCAAATGCCACGTTTCCGACATTGAAATTCCGCAGCCGCACATTACCAGTAGCTTGGGGAACTTCTGGAGTACCTGTGACTCGCCCATTAAAATCAACAAAACCTGATAAAGCAATATCTCCGGGAACTTGCACACCAGTATTATTGAGGTTGAAATTCTGCGCCAGGACATCGAAATTAAAGCCGGCGATTTTCGGTGTACCTGTTGCTGGTAATTGTACAGCGATCGCACCACTCGCACTTACCCCCAGTGTCGTCGCCCGTGGCACAATAATTTGCTGACCATTCCAGCGAAACTCGGCTGACAATGGTTGTGCTAACTGTGCTATTCCTTGGTTGGCGCGGAGTTGTCCGGCGGCGCGAATATCTGCTAAGGCAAAAGATTTTGTATTCCCAGCCACCTGGACATTCCCATTCAGCCTACCGCGTAGTTGGGGTGAAAAACGGCTGAGTTGAATTTGAGAAGCATTTGCCACTGCTTGCCAGCGACCATTATTCAGGTTAGCATCCCTAATGTTAACTGTACCCCCCACCACACTCAAGTTTGCTTGTCCAGAAGCTTGAATATTTTCTGGTTGGAAAGATTTCGTGCTGCCTGATAAATTCACAGAAGCACTAGTTAATACTCCCTGAAATTGGGCGGGAATCTGGGAAAAACGGCTGAGTTGAATTTGGGAAGCATTCGCCACTGCTTGCCAGCGACTATTATTCAAGTTAATATCCCTGATATTGACTCTACCCCCCGCCAGGTTGAGATTTGCTTCCCCTGTGGCTTGAAAAGATTTCGTACTACCCGACAAACTCACCGATGCACTCGTTAATACACCTTGGAATTGGGCGGGAATTTCTTTAAATCGGCTTAACTGAACTTTTTCGGTATTAACAACAGCTTGCCAACGGTTTTGGGAAACCCGCCCCTTAGCAGTGATGGTATTACCTGCTACATCAAACACAGCCGTTGGCAAAACAAGATTCTGCCCTTGTTGCTCAATTACTGCTGCACCGATGGTTGGGTAGGTAGCATTCGGCGCTTGTACTTGGGCGACCGTCCGCAAATTCCCCAGATAGCCAAACACCCTAGCATTGGCTGAGACATTCCCGACTTTGATGCTAGATGCAGAGTTGTTGGTTTTGGCGATGACATCCCCTGGCAAATTTTGGGCGAGAACATTCAACAATACTCTACCTTGGGGCGCTAGTTGCACTTGACCACCGCCGACAATTTGCCCTCCGGCTGGTGGTTGCACCAAAACTCTGGCAATGTTGAGGGTTAAAGGTTGTCTGCCTAGAGAACCAGTAATTTGTGTATTAGCTGAGACATTACCGATGCTAATTGGTGGTGTAATCCCGTATCTCTGCGCCAGTATATCTCCTGAAATACCTTCGGCTTGTAGGTCAAATTTTACTCGACCCCCTAATATTGCTTGACCACCACCTGTAATGATTCCACCTGCGGCGGGGACAAGTTTAAGATTTGAGATGGTAATTTGAGAAGCATTTTTATTGACATTGAGGCGAAAGTCAGTATTAACAGCTTGGAACTGCACCCGGTCAACTTGCAGAGGTTTGGTGTTGCTGACTGTACCGCTAAGAACTGGCTGTTGCAGAGAACCTTGCACCTTGACCTTGGCTTGAACTTCCCCAGTGGCGACGACGGGAGATTTAACGTTGAAGGTATCTAAAAGATTTTTCGCACTGACTGATTTTACCTGGGCGGAAAGGTCAAAACCTGTTTTGAGATTGACTGTACCATTGGCCAGAAGAGGAACTTTGCCCAAATTTGTGGTGAGATTATCTAATGCGATCGCCTGACCTTGAAATACTAATCTACCGTTAGAATTAATGAAGCGTTGGGGTATATTTTGAATTTGGGCTGTGACTTGATACGAAGTAGCTGTCCCGGTAATCGCTATCTCTGACGCATTTGCAGGAATCTGCACACCCAAGTCAGCACTAACTCTTCCTGCTTGCAAAACAATGGGTAACTGAATTAATCGACTAACATCAGATGCTAGTAAACTTTGGGCGACAACCTGTAGATTAGTTTTTTGTGCTTTTGGTTGTGTTGACCCAGTAATTTTAACCGCACCACCTCTAGCAAATTGACCATTAATTTCGTAACCAATCTCTGTATTATTTGGTGCAAATCGCGCCCCACCAGCGAATTGATTAATTATTACAGAACCTTTTGGTTTAGTTGGTGCAGGGGCTGGTAAAAGTTCTACACTGCCATCAACAATTTGCAGTGTTTGTAATTGCGTTTGAATAATTCCTTTACCTTCGCCACTGTTCACCTCTGCTGTCACCCAACGACCATCTTGATCTTGTTGAATAAACACACGCGGCTGCACCAAGGTGACATTTAACGGTAGTGTGCGGCTGAAAATGACTGGTAACAGCGCAAACTGCACCTCAACAGCCTTTGCTGTTACTTGGTCAGCATCAGTAGGTGTTGCAGGTATGGATAAAGAACTAAATCTCAGGCTCGAAAGTGAAAAAGACTCCACTTGCCCTAGATTAATTGGTCGCCCTAGTAATTGTTCTAGATTTGTCTCTACTAACGGCGCTAAATCGTTATACACATAATTTCTTGCCCACCAAATTCCTGATGCAATACCAGCAAGCAAGAAAATTCCTATAACTAAACTACTACGACTGAAAAGTAGGAGATATAAACGACGGTTAATTGGCTCCTGATCATTCTCTGAGTTGGGAGGGCGCGTCATTTCCGTTACCAGCAACGCTATCGAGTAACAAAGTTTATTATTACCCGAAAACACCATAGTTGTTTTGCCGAAGTTTTCAAAACTTGTTCTAGATAGATTAGTAATTCCTTCTCTTGAGAGATGGCAGACTAATAGTACTGGTGAGATTGGGTGTGGGGAGTGTGGGGGGTGTGGGGAGTGTGGGAGGTGTGGGAGGTGTGGGAGGTATGGGAATTTAGTCAAGTAACCAATCATCTGGATGGGTAATCATCTTGACTAACCCACTAAGGACTTGATTGTAAGGAGCGTAGAGTTCTCTTCCTTGTTCAACGGTAAGATATTGACATTTCACAGCAAACTTTAACCAAACTTGAGTTTCTGCTGCCTCTGCTTCACAATCATTGAGTTTAGCGACAAAAGCGGCTTTATATCGCCGTTTTCTCCAAGCCTCTGCCATATTTGCACAGACAGAGCGAGAGGAGCGACGAATTTGGTCAGTTAATGAATATTTTTCTTCAACTGGGAACTTTTTAGAATATTCAAAAATTAGCATTGCTGTCTCAAATGCTAATTGATAAATGGCTAAATCCTCATGATTTCTAAAATACTTTTTCCCTTTTTCTTCCATCTTCTTTAATTTCGACTGCTCCTTTCTTCATCTTCCCACACCCCCCACACCTGACAGGTGTAGGTTTTTTACATAAGCATGAGTCCATACTTGAAAATCAGCGTTTTGAACTCACTCAAAAATTTAAGATTCGATTGTCCAATTGCTGGAACACTTAAGTCGTCGTTTCAGCATCAGGTCAAAAATTACGGATTCATACACAACACAGAAAAACAAGGTTCATAATCCGACATATTGACCACGTAATCATCATAGTTTTAGCCACTTTGTAAAAAACCTACACCTGTCAGACCCCCCACACTCCCCCTCACAAGTGTAGGTTTTTAACAGAGTGATGAGTAGCGACTCTAAAAATCACGATTTAATCAGAGTTCCACCCCCCTCACACCCTTACACCCCTACACCCTAAATCAAGGTTTTTGGGGCATAACGTAAAAAACCTACACCTGTCAGCCACACTCCCCACCCTTCCCACACCTCCCACACCTCCCACACCTCCCACACTCCCCTTCTTGACTAAGTTTCGAGCATGAATTAACAGTCTATTTGCTACGTTAATAGGAAAAATTTGAGAAAAGTTGATTTAAAGTAAAAAAAGTTACATCATTTAAGGTTTCATCTTCCGGCATTGTCTCATAGACTAGGGGCAGCAACCTTATTAAAACTGGCTGAGGAAAGTGGAAATTGACTGAGACAAACAACTTAAATTCTCCGTTCCAGGATGTGTCCCGTAGAGAATTGCGAGATTTAGTCAGAACTCAACTGCAAATGCTGTTAGAAGCAGCAGATTTACAAGCGGCAAAATCAATTCTTGTACCCGTACAACCTGCGGATATTGCTGAAGCAATTGAAGGTTTACCGGAAGCGATGCACGCTTTAGCTTTTCGTTTACTTTCTAAAGATGAAGCGATCGCAGTTTACGAGTATCTTGACTATAGTGTACAAGAACGATTAATTGAAGAATTAAAAAGTCAAGAAGTTCGTGATATTGTCGATCAAATGTCTTCGGATGACAGAGCAAGATTATTTGATGAATTACCTGCCAAAGTTGTCAACCGTTTACTAGAACAATTAAGTCCGGTAGAACGTCAAGCTACGGCTTTGCTGTTAGGTTATGAACCTAATACAGCCGGACGAATTATGACTTTAGAGTTTATTTCTCTCAAGGAAAATATTACAGTTACTCAGGCTCTAGAACGGATTCGCCGTTTAGCTAATGCCAGCGAAATAATTTACTATCTCTACGTCACAGATGCAGAAAGACGCTTGACAGGGATTGTATCTTTGCGAGATTTAGTAACATCTCAACCAGAACAAATCATTGGGGAAATCATGACCCGTGATGTGATATTCGTTCGCACAGATACAGACCAAGAAGAAGTAGCAAGAGTTATCCAAAGATATGACTTTTTAGCTGTACCTGTGGTAGATAAACAACAGCTTTTAGTTGGTATTGTTACGGTTGATGATGTAATTGATATTTTACAAGAAGAAACCACCAAAGATATTTATGCGTTAGGTGGTGGTGTACAGTCGAGTGGCGATAATTATTTCCAGATGAACTTGATGGAAGTTGCTCGTAAACGAGTCGTATGGTTATTTGTTTTATTAATTACTAATACTGTTACAGGCACAATTATTAAATCCCAAGAAGATATTTTAACCAAAGTAGTTACGCTAACAGCATTTATTCCGTTATTAACAGGAACAGGCGGTAACGTTGGCGCTCAATCTTCGACAGTAGTAATTCGGGGGATGAATACTGAAGAAATTCGCTCACTCGGCACATGGCAAGTAATTGGCAGAGAAGCGATCGCTGGTTTACTCTTGGGTGGTATGCTGGGGATTATCGCTACAATTTGGGCATATTTTTTACAAGGCAGAATTGAAGTTGCGATCGCCGTCGGTACTAGTTTAGTGGCGATTTCGGTTTTAGCTTCGGTTTCTGGTTCCACACTGCCATTTTTATTTCGGATGTTACGTTTAGACCCAGCTTTGATGTCTGCACCATTTATCACCACAGCCGTCGATGTCTTAGGGGTCTTGATTTATTTCAATTTGGCACGGGTAATTTTAAAGTTATAGCAAGAGGCACTCCGGCAAAGCCGGAGAAGTCAAAAGTAAAAAATCAAAAGTCAAAAGTAAACAGATGGATAAAATTTACCCATCTGTAGCAAGTAAGCGGAGGTATAAACTTGTGTATTAGTTAGCGTGTGCTAGTTGTGGAGATTCAATCGCGGAGAATTTCACAGCCTTGGCGAACTCTTGCAGCACGTCTTTTAGCCGTTGTTCCAGTTCCTCATCTAGCAGGACGCTATCATCAGGTTGCTTTTGAATTTGTTTGTCAACTGCATACACGGTGGCGAGAATATGCCGTGCGCCTAACTCGCCTAAGATGGGTTTCAGGGCATATTCAATGGCTAACAAATGGGCAATTGTGCCGCCAGTTGCTAAGGGTAACACGACTTTGCCAGTCAATGATTTTTGTGGGAGTAAGTCTAAAAATGCTTTGAGTATGCCTGTATAAGCAGCTTTGTAGATTGGGGTGGCAATAATTACGCCGTCGGCTTGGGCTAATAAAGCTTTGGGTTGTTCTAAGGCGGGGCTGTCATACTTGCCAAAGACTAAATCTTCCGCAGGTAAATCGCGCACAGAAATAATATCTATGTGTAGACCTTCTTTTTCTAATAGTTTGGCAGCATATTCCAAAATTCCGTAGGTTCTGGAAGGATGGGAAGGACTACCAGCGATCGCTAAAATCCGAGTCATGTAAATACACTCCTAATTTATACAATTAATTCACGGTGATTTTGTCTTGGTCTGCATAGCCTCGGCTGTGTTGACCTTCTCACTTAAACGTTCGTAGGGGCGGCGTAAACTCATAGTCTCAACTTCCCAGATGTAGCCATGAATCACCACATCATCGGGAATCAACGGAGATTGACGTAACAATTCCACCTGCTGTTTGCAGATTTCGTCCACATCGGTAAAGGTTTTAATCCATTTGGAAAACACACCTTTGGGTAGTTTCAACTCTGGTAAGGCGGGATCAACTGCAACTGCATCTACATCAATCCCTCGGCTGCGTAACACTTCACTCAGAAAGTCTCCAGAAGCACTCATCATGCCGCACTCGGTATGGTTAATCACAATAATTTCTTTGGTGTTAAAAAACTGTGTGGTTAACATCGCCGACCGAATGGCATCATCTGTAACTAACCCGCCAGCGTTACGAAAAATATGTGCATCGCCTTCGCCAATTCCTAAAGCTTTTTCTACTGGTAAACGTTCGTCCATGCAGGCTAGTACCCACAAGCGTTTATTGTTGGGTATGCCTAACTGTCGCCGCAATGACCAAGCTTCTTTTTGGGCAATTTGTTCGTCAATTTGTTGATGTAACATAGCGGCTAATCTCCCATTCCTTGACTTTTTAGGATATGGACGCAGCTTTGTGCTGAGGCTGCTGCTTCAGAAATTCTTCATTAGCAACAATCTCGCCAAAGGGACTGATGATGTGTTGTTCTTCAACTTTGGGCAAGTTTTCTAACGGCAAACGGGGGAATAATAATTCTGCAACGCGATAAGCTTCTTCTAAATGGGGATAGCCAGAAAGAATAAAGGTTTCAATTCCCAAGTCTGCATATTCCTGCATTCTGGCGGCGACTGTATCGGGATCACCTACCAGTGCTGTACCTGCCCCACCGCGCACTAAACCCACACCCGCCCACAAATTTGGACTAATTTCGAGTGTTTCGCGGCTACCTTTGTGTAGCTGACTCATGCGGCGTTGCCCTTCCGAATCCATCCGCGCATAAACTTTTTGGGCTTTGGCGATCGCTTCATCATCCACATAGCGAATCAATTGATTAGCTGCGTCCCAAGCTTCAGTTTCAGTTTCCCGCACAATAACGTGCAGCCGAATGCCAAACCGTAAAGTTCTACCTTCAATCTCTGCAAGTTTGCGAACTGCGGCAATTTTCTCAGCAACTTGCGCTGGTGGTTCACCCCAAGTTAAATAAACATCTACGTGCTTGGCGGCGATTTTTTGGGCAATGGCTGAGGAACCACCAAACCATAACGGCGGATAGGGTTGCTGTACAGGCGGAAACACAATTTTGCCGCCTTGAATATCTAGATACTCACCTTTGAGGTCAACTGTTTCGCTACTAACAAGCGATCGCCATACCGTCAAAAATTCATCTGTTAATTCATAACGCTCATCGTGATCCAAATGCAAGCCATCTCCAGCCGCCTCCACCGGATCACCACCCGTCACGACATTAATCAACAACCTCCCCCCAGACAGGCGGTCAAACGTCGCCGCCATCCTCGCGGCTAACGTTGGCGACATCAAACCCGGACGTATCGCCACCAAAAAACGCATCCGTTGAGTTAATGATACTAGAGTTGATGCCA
This Aulosira sp. FACHB-615 DNA region includes the following protein-coding sequences:
- a CDS encoding translocation/assembly module TamB domain-containing protein; this translates as MTRPPNSENDQEPINRRLYLLLFSRSSLVIGIFLLAGIASGIWWARNYVYNDLAPLVETNLEQLLGRPINLGQVESFSLSSLRFSSLSIPATPTDADQVTAKAVEVQFALLPVIFSRTLPLNVTLVQPRVFIQQDQDGRWVTAEVNSGEGKGIIQTQLQTLQIVDGSVELLPAPAPTKPKGSVIINQFAGGARFAPNNTEIGYEINGQFARGGAVKITGSTQPKAQKTNLQVVAQSLLASDVSRLIQLPIVLQAGRVSADLGVQIPANASEIAITGTATSYQVTAQIQNIPQRFINSNGRLVFQGQAIALDNLTTNLGKVPLLANGTVNLKTGFDLSAQVKSVSAKNLLDTFNVKSPVVATGEVQAKVKVQGSLQQPVLSGTVSNTKPLQVDRVQFQAVNTDFRLNVNKNASQITISNLKLVPAAGGIITGGGQAILGGRVKFDLQAEGISGDILAQRYGITPPISIGNVSANTQITGSLGRQPLTLNIARVLVQPPAGGQIVGGGQVQLAPQGRVLLNVLAQNLPGDVIAKTNNSASSIKVGNVSANARVFGYLGNLRTVAQVQAPNATYPTIGAAVIEQQGQNLVLPTAVFDVAGNTITAKGRVSQNRWQAVVNTEKVQLSRFKEIPAQFQGVLTSASVSLSGSTKSFQATGEANLNLAGGRVNIRDINLNNSRWQAVANASQIQLSRFSQIPAQFQGVLTSASVNLSGSTKSFQPENIQASGQANLSVVGGTVNIRDANLNNGRWQAVANASQIQLSRFSPQLRGRLNGNVQVAGNTKSFALADIRAAGQLRANQGIAQLAQPLSAEFRWNGQQIIVPRATTLGVSASGAIAVQLPATGTPKIAGFNFDVLAQNFNLNNTGVQVPGDIALSGFVDFNGRVTGTPEVPQATGNVRLRNFNVGNVAFDPVLTGNVNFQGGQGGSLRLAGTQDRIALNLDGNYRPTSFLVRRDGAVTTGRTEGDNLIINAQQFPIALVSGFLPNNNLKPLGGQLSGNLVVNLNNYAVAGDVAISQPRVARVSAAEFRGSFNYANGSANLTNGLLRLGESSIALSGSVQTGNNPQFQVQANLVETRIQELLQAFNIYDFQDLSTGTEPPTLAGATALNTTSVRLPNADLLRQLEYFSKIATATEQQQQQAKKQAPPLPSLAELTGALNGTLVASGSLKSGLNAGFNLQGNNWQWGQYTINQVIAQGNFANGVVTLSPLSIGINQGQVAFAGKLGLNQLAGQLNVASLPLSLFQPFIAQYPLDVTGEVNAVANLQGNFLNPSVNGEVSLANATLNNQPVQTGQVKFAYENARLNFDSALLLTGTQPITATGSIPAPLPFTFVKPASNQISVQANVSNEGLTLLNLLTNNQVSWLDGQGQVAVNVGGTLNQPIINGNATLNNATIRAQALSEPLTNITGTAQFNGNIVNIEGIQANYNQGLVTASGILPIFTPQSNTTNPLTVLIEKPLDFQVPGLYAGGVSGNAVIQGTALKPQIGGEIELSDGQVIIGNSTTANTQPTTNDNIDINISAVTPTETKPNSTTTAAVTRPNLPVAFDNLRLSLGDDVRVTSQSLLSFVPGVGGFSQPILSFNAKGDLTINGTLAKPLPEGEIRLTGGRVSLFSTEFTLERGYEQTATFTPSQGLDPTLNVRLLAIVPETSAINNRILRSPASAEISDASAINFGTLRTVRVQARVTGRASRLNENLELTSQPRRSQGEIVALLGGSILNNFAQTGDITQGLTNFAGTTILGSLQGTITAIGQAIGFSEFRIFPTPITDQTARRSSVLDLSAEGVFNLNRDFSVSLSRPLFSSDASFRYNVLYRLNDEILVRGATDLGNENLLFFEYETRF
- a CDS encoding four helix bundle protein; protein product: MEEKGKKYFRNHEDLAIYQLAFETAMLIFEYSKKFPVEEKYSLTDQIRRSSRSVCANMAEAWRKRRYKAAFVAKLNDCEAEAAETQVWLKFAVKCQYLTVEQGRELYAPYNQVLSGLVKMITHPDDWLLD